A window of the Amycolatopsis solani genome harbors these coding sequences:
- a CDS encoding glycosyltransferase family 2 protein, with protein sequence MTEQTRYGDQIGVVTVTYFSGDTLERFLDTLEKATDRDVQVVVADTVSTDGAPEKAAKRGNVHLLSIGENVGYGTGCNRGVAELDDRYGWIVISNPDLEWEPGSLDTLLEAAKRWPRGGSFGPLIHELDGTTYPSARLLPSFGRGIGHAALGKIWPGNPWTKQYRQETGTPVERVAEWLSGSCLLLRREAFESVGGFDSRYFMYFEDVDLGDRLGKAGWLNVYVPSAGVMHLGGHSTSQASKKMLAAHHASAYQYLADRHPGLLWKPVLAATKLGLALRLKLETR encoded by the coding sequence GTGACTGAGCAGACCCGCTACGGCGACCAAATCGGCGTCGTCACCGTGACGTACTTCTCCGGCGACACCCTCGAGCGGTTCCTCGACACCCTCGAGAAGGCCACCGATCGCGACGTGCAGGTTGTCGTCGCCGACACCGTCTCCACCGATGGTGCGCCCGAGAAGGCCGCGAAGCGTGGGAACGTGCACCTGCTCAGCATCGGGGAAAACGTCGGGTACGGGACCGGGTGCAACCGCGGGGTCGCCGAACTGGATGACCGGTACGGGTGGATCGTCATCTCCAACCCGGACCTCGAATGGGAGCCCGGGTCCCTCGACACGCTGCTCGAAGCCGCGAAGCGGTGGCCGCGTGGGGGGTCGTTCGGGCCGCTGATCCACGAGCTCGACGGGACCACCTACCCCTCCGCCCGGCTGCTGCCCTCCTTCGGGCGCGGGATCGGGCACGCCGCGCTCGGGAAGATCTGGCCCGGGAACCCCTGGACCAAGCAGTACCGGCAGGAGACCGGGACGCCCGTCGAGCGCGTCGCCGAGTGGCTGTCCGGCTCCTGCCTGCTGCTGCGGCGGGAGGCGTTCGAGTCGGTCGGGGGGTTCGATTCGCGGTACTTCATGTACTTCGAGGACGTCGACCTCGGGGACCGGCTCGGCAAGGCCGGCTGGCTCAACGTCTACGTGCCCTCGGCCGGCGTCATGCACCTCGGCGGGCACTCGACGTCGCAGGCGTCCAAGAAGATGCTCGCCGCCCACCACGCGAGTGCCTACCAGTACCTCGCCGACCGGCACCCGGGCCTGCTCTGGAAGCCCGTGCTGGCCGCGACGAAGCTCGGGCTCGCGCTGCGGCTGAAGCTCGAAACCCGCTAG